The following coding sequences lie in one Arthrobacter sp. PGP41 genomic window:
- a CDS encoding NAD(P)-dependent oxidoreductase — protein sequence MTSNYTVTVLGLGAMGLPMATRLASRLSVHGFDIAEPRLKLAEEAGIATFASAREAAKGADAVLLAVRNGEQLNEVLFGEDGVASVLEPGAVVILGSTVGTEAIPATVAKLAEYGVDLVDAPLSGGPKRAGEGDLLIVVGASPEAREKAAPALDLLASTLTVVGDKPGDGQALKTVNQLLCGVHIAAAAEAMALADALGLDQAKTLAALEAGAAGSFMLSNRGPRILEAYNEEGAEVLSRLDIFVKDMGIVGKATRAAGLAAPVAAAAEQLYLLGQAQGLAAADDSAVIKVVAPAKRTA from the coding sequence ATGACCAGTAACTACACCGTCACAGTCCTGGGCCTCGGCGCCATGGGCCTGCCCATGGCCACCCGCCTGGCTTCCCGGCTGTCAGTCCACGGCTTCGACATCGCCGAACCGCGCCTGAAGCTTGCCGAAGAAGCCGGCATTGCCACCTTCGCCTCGGCCCGCGAAGCCGCCAAGGGCGCCGACGCCGTGCTCCTGGCCGTCCGCAACGGCGAGCAGCTCAACGAGGTCCTCTTCGGCGAGGACGGCGTGGCCTCCGTGCTTGAGCCCGGCGCCGTCGTCATCCTCGGCAGCACGGTGGGCACTGAAGCCATCCCCGCAACCGTCGCCAAGCTTGCCGAATACGGCGTGGACCTCGTGGACGCGCCGTTGTCCGGCGGCCCCAAGCGCGCCGGCGAAGGCGACCTGCTGATCGTCGTCGGCGCTTCCCCCGAAGCCCGCGAAAAGGCAGCCCCCGCGTTGGACCTGCTGGCCTCCACCCTGACCGTGGTGGGCGACAAGCCCGGCGACGGCCAGGCCCTCAAGACCGTCAACCAGCTCCTCTGCGGCGTGCACATCGCCGCAGCGGCCGAAGCCATGGCCCTCGCGGACGCCCTCGGCCTGGACCAGGCCAAGACCCTCGCCGCCCTTGAGGCAGGCGCCGCCGGGTCCTTCATGCTCTCCAACCGCGGCCCGCGCATCCTTGAGGCCTACAACGAGGAAGGCGCCGAGGTCCTCTCCCGCCTGGACATCTTCGTCAAGGACATGGGCATCGTGGGCAAGGCCACCCGTGCCGCCGGCCTGGCAGCGCCCGTTGCCGCTGCAGCCGAGCAGCTTTACCTGCTGGGCCAGGCCCAGGGCCTCGCCGCCGCCGACGACTCCGCCGTCATCAAGGTTGTTGCCCCCGCCAAGCGCACCGCGTAG